Proteins encoded within one genomic window of Kibdelosporangium phytohabitans:
- a CDS encoding DUF397 domain-containing protein, with amino-acid sequence MTVSDHAGAVWRKSSHSGAGNDCVEIALAHSGARVRDSKNPEAGMLRFDATGWATFLTAAKG; translated from the coding sequence ATGACTGTTTCCGATCACGCGGGCGCGGTGTGGCGCAAGAGCAGCCACAGCGGCGCAGGCAACGACTGCGTGGAGATCGCGTTGGCGCACTCCGGGGCGAGAGTGCGTGATTCGAAGAATCCCGAAGCGGGCATGCTCCGGTTCGACGCGACCGGCTGGGCGACGTTCCTCACCGCGGCGAAGGGCTGA
- a CDS encoding helix-turn-helix domain-containing protein, translating to MARGQSPTVRRRRLSSELRRLREAARLTIEEVGDRLECSASKISRIETGHVGVTPRDARDLLELYGVPPDRLEALVQLSREARKKGWWHAYNEVFTGAFVGLESDASSLRAFQALLVPGLLQTEDYTRAVMRSIRPDWTEAEVERRVIARTERQRLLTESDPPNFWAIVDEAVLLRTVGGPGVMHKQLLRLCEMSTLPNVTLQVVPFDSGAHSSMEGPFLILGFPEQMDPDVVYVDTTTGGVYLEEQPDVQRYTLMFDHLRASAASPDESVHLVSRAAERLSRQREGENP from the coding sequence ATGGCACGAGGGCAAAGCCCGACAGTCCGGCGGCGCAGGCTGTCCAGCGAACTGCGCAGACTGCGGGAAGCCGCGCGGCTGACGATCGAGGAGGTCGGTGACCGGCTCGAGTGCTCGGCGTCCAAGATCAGTCGCATCGAGACCGGGCACGTCGGTGTGACCCCGCGTGACGCGCGCGATCTGCTCGAGCTCTACGGCGTCCCGCCCGACCGGTTGGAGGCGCTCGTCCAACTGTCTCGCGAGGCCCGCAAGAAAGGCTGGTGGCACGCCTATAACGAGGTTTTCACCGGAGCCTTTGTCGGACTGGAATCGGATGCCTCGTCACTGCGCGCCTTCCAGGCATTGTTGGTACCCGGTCTGTTGCAGACCGAGGACTACACACGCGCGGTGATGCGTTCTATCAGGCCGGACTGGACCGAGGCCGAAGTGGAGCGCCGGGTTATCGCCCGGACGGAACGCCAGCGTTTGCTGACCGAATCGGATCCGCCGAACTTCTGGGCGATCGTCGACGAGGCCGTGCTGCTCAGGACAGTGGGCGGACCTGGTGTGATGCACAAACAATTGCTCCGTTTGTGTGAGATGTCGACATTGCCCAACGTGACGCTCCAGGTTGTGCCGTTCGACTCGGGCGCGCACTCCTCTATGGAGGGTCCGTTCCTCATCCTTGGTTTTCCGGAACAGATGGATCCGGACGTCGTCTATGTGGACACCACGACAGGTGGCGTCTATCTGGAGGAGCAACCCGACGTCCAAAGGTATACGTTGATGTTCGACCATTTGCGAGCGTCCGCCGCGAGCCCGGACGAAAGCGTGCACTTGGTCTCTCGGGCGGCCGAAAGGTTGTCTCGTCAACGAGAGGGAGAAAATCCATGA
- the gndA gene encoding NADP-dependent phosphogluconate dehydrogenase, with protein sequence MANSTEGTARIAVTGLATMGSNLARNLARHGFKVAVHNRSFARTKALIEQHGHEGEFVPAETAAELVASLQKPRQVIIMVKAGGPTDAVIDELADLMEPGDMIIDGGNAHFADTRRREAAMKERGLHFVGAGISGGEEGALNGPSIMPGGSPESYKHLGPVLESIAANVDGQPCCVHVGPDGAGHFVKMVHNGIEYADMQLIAESYDLLRRAGGLDPAQIADVFRTWNTGDLESYLVEITAEVLGHVDAETGKPFVDVITDQAEQKGTGRWTVQEALELGIPVTGIAEAVFARSLSARVDQRSALTSTSDASVPVPENLVDDVRSALYASKVVAYAQGFDQMRAASEQYDWDIDLGAMATIWRGGCIIRAVFLNRIREAYEKTPDLPSLLVDDYFRTAVENAVDAWRRVVTTAVAAGVPVPGFSSALAYYDALRSERLPAALIQGLRDFFGAHTYRRVDKDGSFHTLWGADRNEIDA encoded by the coding sequence ATGGCGAACAGCACGGAAGGCACGGCCCGCATCGCGGTGACCGGCCTCGCGACGATGGGCAGCAACCTGGCGCGGAACCTCGCCAGGCACGGCTTCAAGGTGGCGGTGCACAACCGCTCGTTTGCCCGCACCAAGGCGCTCATCGAGCAGCACGGCCACGAGGGCGAGTTCGTCCCGGCCGAGACCGCGGCCGAGCTGGTCGCGTCCCTGCAGAAGCCCCGCCAGGTGATCATCATGGTCAAGGCGGGCGGCCCGACCGACGCCGTGATCGACGAGCTCGCCGACCTGATGGAACCCGGCGACATGATCATCGACGGCGGCAACGCGCACTTCGCCGACACCCGCAGGCGCGAGGCGGCGATGAAGGAGCGCGGCCTGCACTTCGTCGGCGCGGGCATCTCCGGCGGCGAGGAAGGCGCGCTGAACGGCCCGAGCATCATGCCGGGCGGTTCCCCCGAGTCCTACAAGCACCTCGGCCCGGTGCTGGAGTCCATCGCGGCCAACGTCGACGGCCAGCCGTGCTGCGTGCACGTCGGGCCGGACGGCGCCGGGCACTTCGTGAAGATGGTGCACAACGGCATCGAGTACGCCGACATGCAGCTGATCGCGGAGTCCTACGACCTGCTGCGGCGCGCGGGCGGGCTCGACCCCGCGCAGATCGCGGACGTGTTCCGGACGTGGAACACCGGTGACCTGGAGTCGTACCTGGTCGAGATCACCGCGGAGGTGCTCGGGCACGTCGACGCCGAGACGGGCAAGCCGTTCGTCGACGTCATCACCGACCAGGCCGAGCAGAAGGGCACCGGCCGCTGGACCGTGCAGGAAGCGCTCGAACTGGGCATTCCGGTCACGGGCATCGCCGAGGCGGTGTTCGCCCGGTCGCTGTCGGCCCGCGTCGACCAGCGCTCGGCGTTGACGTCCACTTCGGACGCCTCGGTTCCGGTGCCGGAGAACCTGGTCGACGACGTGCGCTCGGCGCTGTACGCGTCCAAGGTGGTCGCGTACGCACAGGGCTTCGACCAGATGCGCGCGGCCAGCGAGCAGTACGACTGGGACATCGACCTCGGTGCGATGGCGACCATCTGGCGCGGCGGCTGCATCATCCGCGCGGTGTTCCTCAACCGCATCCGTGAGGCGTACGAGAAGACGCCGGACCTGCCGTCGCTGCTCGTGGACGACTACTTCCGGACCGCTGTGGAGAACGCGGTCGACGCCTGGCGCCGCGTGGTCACCACCGCCGTCGCCGCTGGTGTGCCGGTTCCCGGTTTCTCCAGCGCGCTGGCGTACTACGACGCGCTGCGTTCCGAGCGCCTGCCCGCCGCGCTCATCCAGGGCCTGCGCGACTTCTTCGGAGCGCACACCTACCGCCGTGTCGACAAGGACGGCTCGTTCCACACGCTGTGGGGCGCCGACCGCAACGAGATCGACGCCTGA
- a CDS encoding chitinase C-terminal domain-containing protein — protein sequence MTSKLTLFRLSLIGLIFALAGLFALAVDNRQAAAADDCRPDGLATTAGVTVPYCTAYDAAGREKLANGNTRRVIGYFTSWRTGKDGSPRYLAGDIPWSKVTHINYAFAHVGTDNKVSVGPAGANNPATGMEWPGVPGAEMDPSLSYKGHFNLLTKYKKQHPDVKTLISIGGWAETGGFLNPDGTRTASGGFYKMAQSQAAIDTFADSVVAFLRQYGFSGADIDYEYATSANYAGNPDDYWISQTTRGQQMTGYVNLMRTLRSKLDAASAADGKHYLLTAAVSSSGWLLRGAETYQVTQYLDFVNLMSYDLHGAWNHFVGPNAPLFDDGNDAELKHWQVYTAAQYEGVGYLNTDWAYHYFRGAMPAGRINIGVPFYTRGWQGVNGGNNGLWGTAALPDQKKCPPGTGSSVGSTVPCGNGAIGIDNLWHDSTAGGAEVPSGVNPMWHAKNLERGVQGDYLAAYGLDPVNDPTDRLTGTYARNYNNTLTAPWLWNAQKKVFLSTEDETSIAAKAKYVADKGIGGVMIWELSGDYAFDSAKNQYFMGTTLIDALDTGLRNAAPYGASKSNTATPANLLDVGVTFSGFALGDSNYPINPKMKITNRSTTTIPGGAVLEFDYGTSAPGSMSDQSGFGLRVTQKGHSGPNAGGLKGDFQHVSVTVPSWQSIAPGASVDVAVVYQLPIATPGNFKLTFGGKSYALTTDHPRGGGGSGPPPTDPPPGPCTAPAWASGTVYASSQLVSHKGHNWRNKWWTQGQEPGTNAVWTDQGAC from the coding sequence ATGACGTCGAAGTTGACATTGTTCCGCTTGTCCCTGATCGGTTTGATATTCGCTCTCGCCGGATTGTTCGCGTTGGCGGTGGACAATCGGCAAGCCGCGGCCGCGGACGACTGCAGACCCGACGGGCTGGCCACCACAGCCGGTGTCACGGTCCCGTACTGCACGGCGTACGACGCGGCGGGACGCGAGAAGCTGGCGAACGGCAACACCCGCAGGGTGATCGGCTACTTCACCAGCTGGCGCACCGGCAAGGACGGCTCACCGCGCTACCTGGCCGGTGACATCCCGTGGTCGAAGGTCACCCACATCAACTACGCGTTCGCGCACGTCGGCACGGACAACAAGGTCTCGGTCGGTCCCGCGGGCGCCAACAACCCCGCGACAGGCATGGAGTGGCCTGGCGTGCCCGGCGCGGAGATGGACCCGTCGCTGTCCTACAAGGGCCACTTCAACCTGCTGACGAAGTACAAGAAGCAGCACCCCGACGTCAAAACGCTGATCTCGATCGGCGGCTGGGCGGAGACCGGCGGCTTCCTCAACCCGGACGGCACCCGCACCGCGTCCGGCGGCTTCTACAAGATGGCGCAGAGCCAGGCCGCGATCGACACGTTCGCCGACTCGGTGGTCGCGTTCCTGCGCCAGTACGGGTTCAGCGGCGCCGACATCGACTACGAGTACGCCACGTCCGCCAACTACGCCGGAAACCCGGACGACTACTGGATCTCGCAGACCACCCGCGGCCAGCAGATGACCGGCTACGTCAACCTGATGCGCACCCTGCGGTCCAAACTGGACGCCGCGAGCGCCGCCGACGGCAAGCACTACCTGCTGACCGCCGCGGTGTCCTCGTCCGGCTGGCTGCTGCGCGGTGCCGAGACCTACCAGGTGACGCAGTACCTCGACTTCGTCAACCTGATGTCCTACGACCTGCACGGCGCGTGGAACCACTTCGTCGGCCCGAACGCCCCGCTGTTCGACGACGGCAACGACGCCGAACTCAAGCACTGGCAGGTCTACACCGCCGCGCAGTACGAAGGCGTCGGGTACCTCAACACCGACTGGGCGTACCACTACTTCCGCGGCGCCATGCCCGCCGGCCGGATCAACATCGGTGTGCCGTTCTACACCCGTGGCTGGCAGGGCGTGAACGGCGGCAACAACGGCTTGTGGGGCACAGCGGCGTTGCCCGACCAGAAGAAGTGCCCGCCGGGCACCGGGTCCAGCGTCGGCTCGACCGTCCCCTGTGGAAACGGCGCGATCGGGATCGACAACCTCTGGCACGACTCCACCGCGGGCGGCGCCGAGGTCCCGTCCGGCGTGAACCCCATGTGGCACGCCAAGAACCTCGAACGCGGCGTGCAGGGCGACTACCTGGCCGCGTACGGTCTCGACCCGGTCAACGACCCGACCGACCGGCTGACCGGCACCTACGCCCGCAACTACAACAACACGCTGACCGCCCCGTGGCTGTGGAACGCGCAGAAGAAGGTCTTCCTGTCCACCGAGGACGAGACGTCCATCGCGGCGAAGGCGAAGTACGTGGCGGACAAGGGCATCGGCGGCGTGATGATCTGGGAGCTGTCCGGTGACTACGCCTTCGACTCGGCCAAGAACCAGTACTTCATGGGCACGACGCTGATCGACGCGCTCGACACCGGCCTGCGCAACGCGGCACCGTACGGCGCGTCGAAGTCCAACACCGCCACCCCGGCGAACCTGCTGGACGTCGGCGTCACGTTCAGCGGCTTCGCGCTCGGTGACTCGAACTACCCGATCAACCCGAAGATGAAGATCACCAACCGGTCCACCACCACGATCCCCGGTGGAGCGGTGCTCGAGTTCGACTACGGCACGAGCGCGCCGGGCAGCATGTCCGACCAGTCCGGGTTCGGCCTGCGGGTGACCCAGAAGGGCCACAGCGGACCGAACGCGGGCGGGCTCAAGGGCGACTTCCAGCACGTCTCGGTGACCGTCCCGAGCTGGCAGAGCATCGCACCGGGCGCGTCGGTCGACGTCGCCGTCGTCTACCAGCTGCCGATCGCCACCCCCGGCAACTTCAAGCTGACCTTCGGCGGCAAGAGCTACGCGCTGACCACCGACCACCCGCGTGGTGGCGGCGGCAGCGGCCCGCCTCCCACCGACCCGCCGCCTGGCCCGTGCACCGCACCGGCCTGGGCCTCGGGCACGGTCTACGCCAGCAGCCAGCTGGTGTCGCACAAGGGCCACAACTGGCGCAACAAGTGGTGGACGCAGGGCCAGGAACCGGGCACGAACGCCGTCTGGACCGATCAGGGCGCCTGCTAG
- the tesB gene encoding acyl-CoA thioesterase II, with protein sequence MTEVARAAAADPGQAGMSGQPVLDKLVALLDLEVIEENIFRGVSPADRPIRVFGGQVAAQALIAAGRTVPSDRHVHSLHAYFIRPGDPSVPIVYEVDRIRDGRSFTTRRVVAIQRGKAIFSLSASFQLVEQGLEHADAIPDVPAPETLPTYMEQVEAAFGKLDPTKAIPRPIDIRYVTEPPWLSRDKGPREGRSQVWMRADGKLADDPLLHVCVLAYASDMTLLDAPLARHGKYWWLDKVIGASLDHAMWFHRPFRADEWVLYDCESPSASGGRGLATGRFFAQDGTLVATVVQEGLLRVRD encoded by the coding sequence ATGACAGAGGTCGCGCGAGCCGCCGCGGCGGATCCCGGCCAGGCGGGCATGTCCGGGCAACCGGTGCTCGACAAGCTGGTCGCGCTGCTCGACCTCGAAGTCATCGAGGAGAACATCTTCCGCGGTGTCAGCCCCGCCGACCGCCCGATCAGGGTGTTCGGCGGGCAGGTCGCCGCGCAGGCGCTGATCGCCGCGGGCCGTACGGTCCCGTCGGACCGGCACGTGCATTCGCTGCACGCGTACTTCATCCGGCCCGGGGACCCGAGCGTGCCGATCGTGTACGAAGTGGACCGCATCCGTGACGGCCGTTCGTTCACGACACGGCGTGTTGTCGCCATCCAGCGCGGCAAGGCGATCTTCTCGTTGTCCGCGTCGTTCCAGCTGGTGGAGCAGGGTCTGGAGCACGCCGACGCGATCCCGGACGTGCCCGCCCCGGAAACGCTGCCGACGTACATGGAGCAGGTCGAGGCGGCGTTCGGCAAGCTGGACCCGACCAAGGCGATCCCGCGGCCCATCGACATCCGGTACGTCACCGAACCGCCGTGGCTCTCGCGGGACAAAGGTCCGCGCGAAGGCCGTAGCCAGGTGTGGATGCGCGCCGACGGCAAACTGGCGGACGACCCGTTGCTGCACGTGTGCGTCCTGGCATACGCGTCGGACATGACGCTGCTGGACGCCCCGCTGGCGCGGCACGGCAAATACTGGTGGCTGGACAAGGTGATCGGCGCGAGCCTCGACCACGCGATGTGGTTCCACCGTCCGTTCCGGGCGGACGAGTGGGTGCTCTACGACTGCGAGTCGCCGAGCGCGTCCGGCGGTCGCGGCCTCGCGACAGGCCGATTCTTCGCGCAGGACGGGACTTTGGTCGCCACGGTCGTGCAAGAGGGCCTACTGCGCGTGCGCGACTAG
- a CDS encoding helix-turn-helix transcriptional regulator: protein MVARLREMDRLRAAFSRSAGGTAGAVLIAGDAGIGKTRMVEEISTVAAEQGALVLSGRCVDVGETGLPYLPFAEALTQLRATGHEDALARPALRMLLPDLLESGVQGEVPEPQRFVPNFAPTLGKVQGMQPRREQDIGQLRLFDAVHGLLGDLAGNSTVLLVIEDLHWADSSTRGLLSFLISRLRGQRLLVLCTYRTDDLHRRHPLRPLLAELVRLPTVERLELPAFDKSAAREFVDALAEGGIEADMVRKVADQSEGNAFFAEELLAAFADDECGLPSSLADVLLSRVERLSEAAQQVIRLASVAGRTVKHSSLREVGDLDDIQLEQALREAVQHHIFVTGGEQVHYSFRHALMREAVYGDLLPGERVRLHASYARYLQERQDERGNAAAFAYHSMESNALSNALAASVRAAKEASQLGAPGEALRHLEQALRLWDAVGEDERPADSDELTLLRKASWAAGTSGHPERAIAYARSAVKVADRQCDHALQAEVRRRLAQTLMAIDGSEDEARTTIEAAWVKAADLPPSPTRAWVLAVYARMLRATGEMDMARERAELAIEDARAVGATGAEADALTTLAIVREAAGDIAESQNLLLSARDRATEADAVTVGLRARFYHGLNRYEQGLLDEAAAVLADGMELARQTGLSWSDFGVELRVLQMLTQFAKGDWDAVDEPHEQARGRVSSMISARIAACCVHMTVGRGRFADAERTLAGLRSEWRELQIAWLCGEAGAELAMWRGKPELAIQRIDEVLDWVTKVDVSWPMVGIKLGAMGTAAAADAVARAKVKGEPLDEMLAKGEQFAEYARKTAEHGIPRSGGLGPDGRFWRVRAEAELTRLKGASAPAAWAAVVEAADYGAVYDQAMARWRYAEALLGADRRDEAATQLRLASKTAVKLGAKPLQEALAQLARRARLSLAEDGSGPRDTVDLFTPREQSVLRLVALGQTNRQVGEELYISEKTVSVHLSRIMAKLGASRRAEAVAIAYDRGLLE from the coding sequence TTGGTCGCGCGCCTCCGGGAGATGGACCGGTTGCGCGCGGCCTTCAGCCGTTCCGCTGGGGGTACGGCTGGCGCGGTGCTGATCGCTGGGGACGCCGGCATCGGCAAGACGAGGATGGTCGAGGAGATCAGCACGGTCGCGGCCGAGCAGGGCGCGCTCGTGCTGTCCGGTCGATGTGTCGACGTGGGCGAGACCGGCCTGCCGTACCTGCCGTTCGCCGAGGCGCTCACCCAACTGCGCGCGACGGGCCACGAGGACGCGCTCGCCAGGCCCGCGCTGAGGATGCTGCTGCCGGACCTGCTGGAGTCCGGCGTACAGGGCGAGGTGCCCGAACCGCAGCGGTTCGTGCCGAACTTCGCGCCGACGCTCGGCAAGGTGCAGGGCATGCAGCCGCGCCGCGAGCAGGACATCGGGCAGCTGCGGCTGTTCGACGCCGTGCACGGGCTGCTCGGCGACCTGGCCGGGAACAGCACTGTGCTGCTGGTGATCGAGGACCTGCACTGGGCGGACAGCTCGACCCGCGGGCTGCTGTCGTTCCTGATCAGCAGGCTGCGCGGCCAGCGGTTGCTCGTGCTCTGTACTTATCGGACGGACGACCTGCACCGCAGGCACCCGTTGCGGCCGTTGCTGGCCGAACTGGTCCGGCTGCCCACGGTGGAGCGGCTGGAGCTGCCGGCGTTCGACAAGTCCGCGGCACGCGAGTTCGTCGACGCGCTGGCCGAGGGCGGCATCGAGGCGGACATGGTCCGCAAGGTCGCCGACCAGTCCGAGGGCAACGCGTTCTTCGCCGAGGAGCTGCTCGCCGCGTTCGCCGACGACGAGTGCGGCCTGCCGTCGTCACTGGCCGACGTCCTGCTGTCCAGGGTGGAACGGCTCAGCGAAGCCGCCCAGCAGGTGATCCGGCTGGCCTCGGTGGCCGGGCGGACGGTGAAGCACAGCTCGCTGCGTGAAGTCGGCGACCTCGACGACATCCAGCTGGAGCAAGCGCTGCGCGAAGCCGTGCAGCACCACATCTTCGTGACCGGTGGCGAGCAGGTGCACTACTCGTTCCGGCACGCACTGATGCGTGAGGCCGTGTACGGCGATCTGCTGCCCGGTGAACGCGTCCGGCTGCACGCGTCCTACGCCAGGTACTTGCAGGAGCGGCAGGACGAACGCGGGAACGCGGCTGCTTTCGCCTATCACAGCATGGAAAGCAACGCGCTGTCGAACGCTTTGGCCGCGTCCGTGCGGGCGGCGAAGGAGGCGTCGCAGCTGGGTGCGCCGGGTGAGGCGCTGCGGCACCTCGAGCAGGCGCTGCGGCTGTGGGACGCCGTCGGCGAGGACGAGCGACCGGCCGACTCCGACGAATTGACGTTGCTGCGGAAGGCTTCCTGGGCCGCGGGTACGTCCGGCCACCCGGAACGGGCGATCGCGTACGCGCGTTCGGCCGTGAAGGTCGCCGACCGGCAGTGCGACCACGCGCTGCAGGCGGAGGTGCGCCGCAGGCTCGCCCAGACGTTGATGGCGATCGACGGCAGCGAGGACGAGGCCCGCACGACCATCGAGGCGGCGTGGGTGAAAGCCGCGGACCTGCCGCCGAGCCCGACGCGTGCCTGGGTGCTGGCGGTGTACGCGCGGATGCTGCGCGCCACGGGTGAGATGGACATGGCCCGTGAACGGGCCGAGCTGGCGATCGAGGACGCCCGCGCGGTCGGCGCGACGGGCGCCGAGGCGGACGCGCTGACCACGCTCGCGATCGTGCGGGAAGCCGCGGGGGACATCGCGGAGAGCCAGAACCTGTTGCTGTCCGCCAGGGACCGGGCCACCGAGGCCGACGCGGTCACGGTCGGCCTGCGAGCCCGGTTCTACCACGGTCTCAACCGCTACGAGCAGGGCCTGCTCGACGAAGCAGCCGCGGTGCTCGCCGACGGGATGGAACTGGCTCGGCAGACCGGCCTGTCCTGGAGCGACTTCGGGGTGGAGCTGCGGGTGCTGCAGATGCTCACCCAGTTCGCCAAGGGTGATTGGGACGCCGTCGACGAGCCGCACGAGCAGGCACGCGGCCGGGTGTCGAGCATGATCTCGGCTCGAATCGCTGCGTGCTGCGTGCACATGACGGTCGGCCGTGGCCGGTTCGCCGACGCGGAACGGACGCTGGCCGGTCTGCGGTCGGAGTGGCGCGAGCTGCAGATCGCGTGGCTGTGCGGCGAGGCCGGTGCCGAGCTGGCGATGTGGCGCGGCAAGCCGGAGCTGGCCATCCAGCGCATCGACGAGGTGCTCGACTGGGTGACGAAGGTGGACGTGTCGTGGCCGATGGTCGGGATCAAGCTGGGTGCGATGGGCACGGCGGCCGCTGCCGACGCCGTGGCGCGTGCCAAGGTCAAGGGGGAGCCGCTCGACGAGATGCTGGCCAAGGGCGAGCAGTTCGCCGAGTACGCGAGGAAGACCGCTGAGCACGGTATACCGCGCAGCGGCGGCCTCGGACCGGACGGCCGTTTCTGGCGTGTGCGCGCCGAGGCCGAGCTGACCAGGCTCAAGGGCGCCAGTGCCCCGGCCGCGTGGGCCGCGGTCGTCGAGGCAGCCGACTACGGAGCGGTGTACGACCAGGCGATGGCGCGGTGGCGGTACGCCGAGGCGCTGCTGGGCGCGGACCGCCGTGACGAGGCAGCGACCCAGTTGCGGCTCGCCAGCAAAACAGCCGTCAAGCTGGGCGCCAAGCCGCTGCAGGAGGCGCTGGCGCAGCTGGCCCGCCGGGCCAGGCTGTCGCTGGCCGAGGACGGGTCGGGGCCCCGCGACACGGTCGACCTGTTCACCCCGCGCGAGCAGTCGGTGCTCCGGCTGGTGGCGCTGGGGCAGACGAACCGGCAGGTCGGCGAGGAGTTGTACATCAGCGAGAAGACCGTCAGCGTGCACCTGTCCCGGATCATGGCCAAGCTCGGCGCGAGCCGCCGGGCGGAGGCGGTCGCGATCGCCTACGACCGGGGCCTGCTGGAGTGA
- a CDS encoding solute carrier family 23 protein translates to MSRVATLLRYDLPASFVVFLISVPLSLGIAAASGAPLIAGLVAAVVGGIVAGSLGGSAFQVSGPAAGMTVIVAAMVEKYGWPATAGITVAAGVVQVLLGLTKVGRLTLSLSPAVVHGMLAGIGITIVTGQFQVLLGGHADSDVLASIAGLFGQPPVWGAVLVGVVTIALMVLWPRIPRGNVLPAPLVAVVVATGVELLSGLEVATVQLPDDPLSGLAIPEVPAGGVFEIGFAVLSVALVASVGSLLSAVAVDKMHNGPRADLDRELVGQGVANTVSGALGGLPVAGVIVRSSTNVAAGARTRSSAVLHGVWVLLFVLFLANALESIPMAALAGVLIVVGVRLVNAGHLKDLRLHGELGVYAVTVLGVITLGLLEGVAIGVAVAVVRSLYRLAHTSVRVRQEQDEWRVDVGGSLVFVGVGKLVRELRRIPSGRKVVLQLDIDFMDHAAFEAIDDWKAGYEDRGGQVEVLDKDTWYGRARDGAPGRRKTIPWVGRWTDWEHRTFRMPGPRDPVLDGALEFERVSAHLVRPFLAELARQGQRPEQLFITCADSRVLPNLITSSGPGEQFCVRNIGNIVPVFIDSESSEEDSSIGAAIEFAVDVLDVPTIVVCGHSHCGAMKALLGNTAQPGTRLHSWLRNARTSLARVDGTDDAEHLAAVNVVQQLDNLRTYPSVRRAEEQGRLRLVGMYFDLTEARLYLVDPDDFRLVQLEPLT, encoded by the coding sequence ATGTCACGCGTCGCAACCCTGCTCAGGTACGACCTGCCCGCTTCCTTCGTCGTGTTCCTCATCAGCGTCCCCCTCTCGCTCGGCATCGCCGCCGCCTCCGGCGCACCGCTCATCGCCGGGCTCGTCGCCGCCGTCGTCGGCGGGATCGTCGCCGGTTCGCTTGGCGGCTCGGCGTTCCAGGTGAGCGGGCCGGCCGCGGGCATGACCGTCATCGTCGCCGCGATGGTCGAGAAGTACGGCTGGCCCGCGACCGCCGGGATCACCGTCGCCGCCGGTGTCGTGCAGGTACTGCTCGGGCTCACGAAAGTCGGCAGGCTGACGCTGTCCCTGTCGCCCGCGGTCGTGCACGGCATGCTCGCCGGGATCGGGATCACGATCGTCACCGGGCAGTTCCAGGTCCTGCTCGGCGGCCACGCCGACAGCGACGTACTCGCCAGTATCGCCGGGTTGTTCGGTCAGCCGCCCGTCTGGGGTGCCGTCCTCGTCGGCGTGGTGACCATCGCGCTGATGGTGCTGTGGCCGCGGATTCCGCGCGGCAACGTGCTTCCCGCGCCGCTGGTGGCGGTGGTCGTCGCCACCGGTGTCGAACTGCTGTCCGGGCTCGAGGTCGCCACCGTCCAGCTCCCGGACGACCCGCTCAGCGGCCTCGCGATCCCCGAGGTTCCCGCGGGCGGGGTCTTCGAGATCGGGTTCGCCGTGCTGAGCGTGGCACTCGTGGCCAGCGTCGGTTCGCTGCTGTCCGCCGTCGCCGTGGACAAGATGCACAACGGACCCCGCGCCGACCTCGACCGCGAACTCGTCGGACAGGGCGTGGCGAACACTGTTTCCGGTGCGCTCGGCGGACTGCCCGTCGCCGGTGTGATCGTGCGCAGCTCCACCAACGTCGCCGCGGGTGCGCGGACCCGGTCGTCCGCGGTCCTGCACGGCGTCTGGGTCCTGCTGTTCGTGCTGTTCCTGGCGAACGCGCTCGAAAGCATCCCGATGGCCGCGCTCGCCGGCGTGCTCATCGTGGTCGGCGTCCGCCTTGTCAACGCCGGCCATCTCAAGGACCTCCGATTGCACGGCGAACTCGGCGTCTACGCCGTCACCGTGCTCGGCGTGATCACGTTGGGACTGCTCGAAGGCGTTGCCATCGGTGTCGCCGTCGCCGTCGTCCGGTCGCTGTACCGGCTGGCGCACACCTCCGTGCGCGTACGGCAGGAGCAGGACGAATGGCGTGTCGACGTCGGCGGATCGTTGGTGTTCGTCGGCGTCGGCAAACTAGTCCGCGAACTGCGCCGGATCCCCAGCGGACGGAAGGTCGTGCTGCAGCTGGACATCGACTTCATGGACCACGCGGCGTTCGAGGCGATCGACGACTGGAAGGCCGGTTACGAGGACCGCGGCGGCCAGGTCGAGGTGCTGGACAAGGACACGTGGTACGGCAGGGCCCGTGACGGCGCACCGGGGCGCCGCAAGACGATCCCGTGGGTCGGCCGCTGGACCGACTGGGAGCACAGGACTTTCCGGATGCCCGGACCACGGGACCCGGTACTGGACGGCGCGCTGGAGTTCGAACGCGTGTCGGCCCACCTGGTCCGGCCGTTCCTCGCCGAACTCGCCCGCCAGGGTCAACGCCCGGAGCAGCTGTTCATCACGTGCGCGGACTCGCGCGTGCTGCCGAACCTGATCACGTCGAGCGGGCCGGGCGAGCAGTTCTGCGTCCGCAACATCGGCAACATCGTCCCGGTGTTCATCGACTCGGAATCGTCCGAAGAGGACAGTTCGATCGGCGCGGCGATCGAGTTCGCGGTGGACGTGCTCGACGTGCCGACGATCGTCGTCTGCGGGCATTCGCACTGCGGTGCGATGAAGGCGTTGCTCGGCAACACCGCGCAGCCCGGGACGCGGCTGCACTCGTGGCTGCGCAACGCCCGCACCAGCCTGGCCAGGGTGGACGGCACCGACGACGCCGAGCACCTGGCGGCGGTCAACGTGGTGCAGCAGCTGGACAACCTGCGGACGTACCCGAGTGTCCGCAGGGCCGAGGAGCAGGGACGGCTGCGGCTGGTCGGGATGTACTTCGACCTGACCGAGGCCCGCCTGTACCTGGTCGACCCGGACGACTTCCGCCTCGTCCAGCTAGAACCCCTCACCTGA